Proteins encoded together in one Xenopus laevis strain J_2021 chromosome 6L, Xenopus_laevis_v10.1, whole genome shotgun sequence window:
- the elovl2.L gene encoding ELOVL fatty acid elongase 2 L homeolog, which produces MEHIEKLDQEVNAFVDYLFGPRDTRVRGWLMLDSYLPTLFLTLLYLLSIWLGTKYMKDRPAFSLRGHLIVYNLGVTLLSFYMLIELILSTWQGAYNLQCQNLDSAGEADVRVAKVLWWYYFSKAIEFMDTIFFVLRKKNSQITFLHVYHHATMFNIWWCVLNWIPCGQSFFGPTLNSFIHVLMYSYYGLSVIPSMHKYLWWKKYLTQAQLVQFLLTITHTLSAAVKPCGFPFGCLMFQSSYMTTLVMLFVNFYLKAYKKRPSKSDPNGIPVLTEMKNGYHKDLINASNGVLHKKEQ; this is translated from the exons GAGCACATAGAGAAGCTTGATCAAGAAGTAAATGCCTTTGTTGATTATTTGTTTGGACCAAGAG ATACTAGGGTTAGAGGATGGTTGATGCTGGATTCCTACCTACCAACCCTTTTCCTGACACTGCTGTATCTTCTTTCCATATGGCTGGGTACCAAATATATGAAGGACAGGCCGGCATTCTCTCTCAGGGGTCACCTTATTGTTTACAACCTTGGGGTCACGTTGCTGTCTTTTTACATGTTAATAGAG cTTATTCTTTCAACATGGCAAGGGGCATACAATTTACAATGCCAGAACCTTGATAGTGCGGGAGAAGCAGATGTTCGG GTGGCTAAAGTATTGTGGTGGTACTATTTTTCGAAAGCTATTGAGTTCATGGACACAATATTCTTTGTTCTACGGAAAAAGAACAGTCAAATTACATTCCTTCATGTATATCACCATGCCACTATGTTCAATATATGGTGGTGTGTATTGAACTGGATCCCATGTGGTCAAA gtttttttggaCCAACGCTTAATAGCTTTATTCATGTTCTCATGTACTCATATTATGGTCTGTCCGTTATTCCATCCATGCATAAATACCTTTGGTGGAAGAAATACCTCACTCAGGCACAGCTG GTGCAATTCCTGCTGACGATTACGCACACACTGAGTGCAGCAGTTAAACCCTGTGGGTTTCCTTTTGGGTGCCTCATGTTCCAGTCCTCATACATGACTACTCTAGTTATGCTTTTTGTAAACTTTTACTTAAAG GCTTACAAGAAAAGACCTTCCAAATCAGATCCAAATGGAATCCCAGTCCTGACTGAAATGAAGAATGGCTATCACAAAGACTTAATAAATGCAAGCAACGGGGTACTGCATAAGAAGGAGCAATAG